Proteins encoded by one window of Komagataeibacter sucrofermentans DSM 15973:
- a CDS encoding efflux RND transporter permease subunit, whose product MTGRSFSLQAAIIGFSIRFRGVVIATACLLFFYGLYGLRHASYDVFPEFIPPRVTIQTEAAGFTPEQVETLVSRPMEIALTGLPGIQRVQSTSIQGLSVVNVLFATSTDIYRARQLVGEQMNVVAQQLPAGVHAPTMTPLTSSAGLVLVIGLTSEQQSFMQLRTLADWSLRPRLLALPGVAGVSVFGGERRSLQIQVHPDQLILHHIGLDDVLAAAQEATGIQGAGFIDTPNQRVVLQSDGQALTPESLARTVIVRSDNGAVTLGSIATVTEAPIPAFGAASIEGKTGIVVNIWEQYGANTMAVTREIEAALTDFRPQLQGQGITLHADLFRPANFITTALGNATRALLLGGFLVVVVIFLFLFDLRTAAICCATIPLAILIALSLLETLGVTLNAMTLGGLAIAIGEVVDDAVIGVENVTRRLRENRLLVQPASTARVVLDACVEVRSAVVYATFAVIIVFLPVIALPGLSGRLFAPLATAYVLAVMASLAAAVTVVPALCAWLLATPGEIRREPPLAGWTARAYERLLARLMRHPRFVIGGMILTTLIGFAALPFLESDFIPDFKEGHLIIHMTAVPGTSLEQSLKLGRQVTEKLRQLPEIRSVAQRVGRASLDEDTYGPHTSEFEVDLNQVDGKASRQIDARVRKALDGFVGASFSVSSFLTMRVNETLSGSSSAVAINIIGDDLDVLDIQANNIVRMLHQIHGATDVRIEAPPGVPELAIQLRPADLERWGLRSADVLRSIHTAWQGETVGQIYERSAAFNVMVRLDDASRNDVASVGSLPLHTVHGNYVPLRAVADIYETNGRYQVSHLGAQRTQTVTANVTGRSAQSFVQDARTAIAKNIKLPLGAYVQFTSAAEAESQSRRELFINSGLAAIAVMILLSIITQGWRNLALILVNLPFAFVGGILTIIVSGTTLTLGATVGFVTLFGITLRNSVMMISHFEALVEREDLTWGVTTALRGARDRVVPVLMTSLVTALGLAPLAVDMNAPGREIEGPMAAVILGGLMTSMILNLFVLPILAVKFGNFSENETGVPETLFK is encoded by the coding sequence ATGACGGGACGTTCTTTCAGCCTTCAGGCAGCTATTATCGGGTTTTCGATCCGCTTCCGGGGCGTGGTTATCGCAACCGCATGTCTGTTGTTCTTCTATGGCCTGTATGGCTTGAGACATGCCAGCTATGATGTGTTTCCGGAATTCATTCCGCCACGGGTCACGATCCAGACCGAAGCCGCTGGTTTCACGCCGGAACAGGTCGAAACATTGGTTAGTCGCCCAATGGAAATTGCCCTGACCGGCCTCCCGGGTATTCAGCGCGTGCAATCGACTTCGATTCAGGGACTGTCAGTCGTCAACGTCCTGTTTGCGACATCGACCGATATTTATCGAGCCCGGCAACTGGTCGGGGAACAAATGAATGTTGTTGCACAGCAATTGCCAGCCGGTGTTCATGCTCCGACTATGACGCCACTGACCTCATCCGCCGGTCTGGTACTGGTGATCGGTCTGACGTCGGAACAACAGTCCTTTATGCAGTTGCGCACGCTTGCTGACTGGTCATTAAGGCCGCGTCTGCTGGCGTTGCCTGGTGTGGCTGGAGTCAGCGTGTTTGGCGGGGAGCGTCGGTCACTCCAGATACAGGTACATCCAGACCAACTCATCTTGCATCATATCGGACTCGATGACGTCCTTGCGGCTGCCCAGGAAGCGACTGGCATACAGGGGGCCGGCTTTATTGATACCCCGAACCAAAGAGTCGTTCTTCAGTCTGACGGTCAGGCCCTGACGCCAGAAAGTCTGGCCCGCACTGTGATTGTCCGCTCTGATAATGGTGCTGTCACACTGGGCAGCATTGCCACTGTAACTGAAGCCCCTATTCCTGCCTTCGGTGCGGCCAGTATCGAGGGAAAGACAGGCATTGTAGTTAATATATGGGAACAGTACGGTGCCAATACAATGGCCGTGACCCGGGAAATCGAGGCGGCACTTACCGATTTCCGCCCGCAATTGCAGGGACAGGGGATTACATTGCATGCTGACCTGTTCCGACCCGCCAATTTCATTACGACCGCATTGGGGAATGCCACACGAGCATTGCTTCTGGGCGGTTTTCTGGTGGTTGTCGTAATCTTTCTTTTCCTTTTTGACCTGCGAACCGCTGCAATCTGTTGCGCCACCATACCTTTGGCTATTCTGATAGCCCTGTCGTTGCTGGAGACACTCGGGGTTACTTTGAATGCCATGACCTTGGGGGGCCTTGCTATTGCCATCGGCGAGGTTGTGGATGACGCCGTGATCGGGGTCGAAAATGTTACACGCCGATTGCGTGAAAACCGGCTTCTGGTCCAGCCCGCATCTACAGCGCGCGTCGTACTCGATGCGTGCGTTGAAGTCCGCAGTGCAGTGGTTTACGCGACCTTTGCTGTCATTATCGTTTTCTTGCCTGTCATCGCCCTTCCCGGACTTTCGGGACGACTGTTTGCTCCACTGGCAACAGCTTATGTTCTTGCGGTCATGGCTTCTCTTGCCGCTGCTGTAACCGTTGTACCTGCACTCTGCGCATGGCTCTTGGCGACGCCTGGAGAAATCCGGAGAGAGCCCCCCCTGGCAGGATGGACCGCCAGAGCTTATGAACGTCTTCTGGCCAGATTAATGCGCCATCCCCGATTTGTTATAGGCGGGATGATCCTGACCACCTTGATAGGGTTTGCGGCCCTTCCATTCCTTGAAAGCGATTTCATTCCCGATTTCAAGGAAGGCCACCTTATCATTCATATGACGGCAGTTCCGGGGACTTCCCTGGAACAGTCTCTGAAATTAGGCAGACAGGTTACAGAAAAACTTCGTCAGCTTCCCGAAATCCGTTCGGTTGCTCAGAGAGTCGGACGCGCCTCGCTGGATGAGGACACGTATGGACCACATACCAGCGAGTTTGAGGTTGATTTGAATCAGGTGGATGGGAAGGCTTCCCGACAGATTGATGCCCGCGTTCGCAAAGCGCTTGACGGGTTCGTTGGGGCCAGTTTTTCTGTCAGTAGTTTTTTGACGATGCGCGTAAACGAAACCCTTTCTGGTTCGTCTTCGGCTGTGGCAATCAATATTATTGGCGATGATCTGGATGTATTGGATATCCAGGCAAATAATATTGTCCGCATGTTGCATCAGATACATGGCGCAACAGATGTCCGGATAGAAGCACCTCCTGGTGTTCCGGAACTTGCTATTCAGCTACGCCCTGCTGATCTGGAGCGCTGGGGGCTTCGGTCGGCGGATGTACTCCGATCCATCCATACAGCCTGGCAGGGTGAAACCGTGGGGCAGATATACGAGCGTTCTGCGGCTTTTAATGTTATGGTTCGTCTTGATGACGCAAGTCGTAATGATGTTGCGTCTGTCGGTTCCCTGCCACTGCATACTGTTCACGGAAACTACGTACCACTCCGCGCTGTTGCGGACATATATGAGACGAACGGTCGCTATCAGGTGTCACATCTGGGAGCACAGAGAACACAGACTGTCACCGCAAATGTTACAGGACGATCAGCTCAATCTTTCGTTCAGGACGCACGCACGGCTATAGCAAAAAATATCAAACTGCCTCTTGGAGCCTACGTTCAGTTTACATCCGCAGCGGAAGCTGAATCACAATCACGCAGGGAACTGTTTATAAATTCCGGGCTCGCTGCCATAGCGGTCATGATTCTGCTCTCAATAATCACACAAGGATGGCGCAATCTCGCTCTGATACTCGTCAATCTTCCCTTCGCATTTGTGGGCGGCATTCTGACAATCATTGTTTCCGGCACAACGCTAACTCTGGGGGCAACAGTCGGCTTCGTTACACTATTCGGGATTACGCTTCGGAATTCGGTGATGATGATTTCGCATTTTGAGGCTTTGGTCGAGCGGGAAGATCTCACATGGGGAGTAACAACAGCGCTCCGGGGGGCCAGAGACCGCGTCGTCCCCGTACTCATGACATCGCTCGTTACGGCGCTTGGACTGGCGCCTCTGGCTGTTGATATGAATGCGCCTGGGCGGGAAATCGAAGGACCTATGGCAGCTGTCATTCTTGGAGGGCTCATGACATCAATGATACTTAACCTGTTTGTTTTGCCTATTCTTGCTGTCAAATTTGGTAATTTTTCTGAAAACGAAACGGGAGTTCCGGAAACCTTGTTCAAGTGA
- a CDS encoding GNAT family N-acetyltransferase gives MKDTMIGAFSDAVLTIFDRDEVSVLLTQAFFDNPAHVFLYPDAVTRRARLMWLMKANLGVQFALGRSFAARDHRERVAAMGFWHPPGSPEASPALLARHGLLALPFRHGLETFRCTLKVINMIEARRKACLNGHPSWYLNNMVVRSDCQGRGLGSSILRRELSYVVDTSPFPASLVTQKPQNVIFYEKLGFQVTNDEPIAINGRSFPNWIMVRQKPR, from the coding sequence ATGAAGGATACTATGATAGGTGCTTTCAGTGATGCGGTCCTGACCATTTTCGATCGCGATGAAGTCTCCGTTCTCCTCACCCAGGCTTTTTTTGACAATCCGGCCCATGTTTTCCTCTATCCCGATGCCGTAACCCGGCGCGCGCGCCTGATGTGGCTGATGAAGGCGAACCTTGGCGTCCAGTTCGCGCTGGGACGGAGTTTTGCGGCGCGTGACCATAGGGAAAGGGTTGCCGCCATGGGGTTCTGGCACCCACCCGGCTCTCCTGAAGCATCTCCTGCTCTGTTGGCACGTCATGGCCTTCTGGCATTGCCCTTCCGCCATGGGCTGGAGACCTTTCGATGCACGTTGAAAGTCATCAACATGATCGAGGCCCGGCGGAAAGCATGCCTGAATGGGCACCCAAGTTGGTATCTCAATAATATGGTTGTTCGTTCCGATTGCCAGGGGCGCGGGTTGGGTTCCAGCATATTGCGGCGCGAACTGTCATACGTAGTGGATACATCCCCATTCCCGGCATCACTTGTTACCCAGAAACCACAAAACGTGATCTTCTATGAGAAGCTGGGATTTCAGGTGACGAACGACGAACCCATTGCCATCAATGGCCGTAGCTTCCCGAACTGGATCATGGTCAGACAGAAACCGCGCTGA
- a CDS encoding CcdB family protein produces the protein MARFDVYRLAGRGEARFVLDVQADLLDALGTRVVVPLLPQGTAPKPAKRLNPVFMVDGCPFVMMTQFMAAVPDRDLKKIIASLSLCQDEITQALDLLLTGF, from the coding sequence GTGGCCCGTTTTGATGTGTATCGTCTGGCCGGACGGGGAGAAGCACGTTTCGTTCTGGATGTGCAGGCAGATCTTCTGGATGCTCTGGGTACCCGTGTCGTTGTTCCGCTGCTGCCGCAGGGAACCGCACCAAAGCCTGCAAAGAGGCTGAACCCGGTGTTTATGGTTGACGGTTGTCCCTTTGTCATGATGACGCAGTTTATGGCCGCAGTTCCTGACCGTGATCTGAAGAAGATCATTGCTTCATTGTCGCTTTGCCAGGACGAAATTACTCAGGCGCTCGATCTGCTTCTCACAGGTTTCTGA
- a CDS encoding type II toxin-antitoxin system CcdA family antitoxin, whose amino-acid sequence MTLPVQLLEEAKSLDLNISQACEQGLKSAIASIRAQQWLADNRASLEASRQYVEENGLPLADYRNF is encoded by the coding sequence GTGACGCTACCCGTTCAGTTGCTCGAAGAAGCCAAGTCATTAGATCTCAATATATCGCAGGCCTGCGAGCAGGGGCTTAAGTCAGCGATCGCGTCGATCCGTGCTCAGCAATGGCTGGCAGACAATCGCGCTTCCCTCGAAGCTTCACGGCAATATGTTGAAGAGAACGGGCTTCCCCTGGCGGACTATCGGAACTTCTAA
- a CDS encoding helix-turn-helix domain-containing protein, which produces MPRIRHTTLACSPGCTVEATLELFGGKWKALILYHLFEDGVLRFGELRRRLPNVTQRMLTNQLRELEADGLVSRTVFPEVPPHVEYALTELGKTLKPVIQALKTWGDRYAHSVQRNTAAD; this is translated from the coding sequence ATGCCCCGCATCCGTCACACCACGCTGGCCTGCAGCCCCGGCTGCACGGTGGAAGCTACGCTCGAACTGTTTGGGGGCAAGTGGAAGGCGCTGATCTTGTATCACCTGTTCGAGGACGGGGTGCTGCGGTTCGGCGAACTGCGCCGCCGCCTGCCCAATGTCACGCAGCGGATGCTGACCAACCAGTTGCGCGAACTTGAGGCGGATGGTCTGGTGTCACGGACTGTTTTTCCCGAGGTGCCCCCACATGTGGAATATGCCCTGACCGAGTTGGGCAAGACGCTGAAGCCGGTCATTCAGGCGCTCAAGACATGGGGAGATCGCTATGCCCATTCTGTCCAGCGGAACACAGCCGCTGATTGA
- a CDS encoding alkene reductase, producing MSPSSLFAPVRLGDLSLENRIFLPPLTRCRSTQPGDIPNALMAEYYAQRTQAGFLITEGTQIEPRGQGYAWTPGIYSPEQVAGWKLVTDAVHAKRRPIFAQLWHVGRVSHRALQPGHEAPIAPSAVAATGINVFIPTGPGTGKLVPPDMPRALSIPEIHELVEMYAQAARNALSAGFDGVEIHAANGYLINQFISERANFRTDAYGGSLSNRLRFLREVVEAVSAVVTPDRMGVRFSPLFGTTTEERVYLGLLEDNPAETYTAAVRVLAEVGIAYVSLAEADWNNAPEMPDTFRASVRDIFGGRILCAGRYDLHKAQHVLGHGWADMIGFGRKFIANPDLPARLEHSWPLNPLDPATMYGGGAHGYTDYPFHNQ from the coding sequence ATGTCTCCATCTTCTTTATTCGCTCCCGTGCGACTGGGCGACCTGTCCCTTGAAAACCGGATCTTCCTGCCGCCACTGACACGCTGCCGCAGCACCCAGCCCGGCGATATTCCCAACGCGCTGATGGCCGAATATTACGCACAGCGCACGCAGGCGGGTTTCCTGATTACCGAAGGCACGCAGATCGAACCCCGCGGACAGGGCTATGCCTGGACACCGGGCATCTACTCCCCTGAACAGGTCGCGGGCTGGAAACTGGTCACTGATGCAGTGCACGCAAAGCGGCGACCCATCTTTGCGCAGTTGTGGCATGTCGGCCGGGTGTCCCACCGCGCATTGCAGCCCGGTCATGAGGCACCGATCGCCCCGTCGGCGGTTGCGGCAACGGGTATCAACGTGTTCATCCCCACGGGGCCGGGCACGGGAAAGCTGGTGCCACCCGACATGCCGCGCGCACTGTCTATTCCTGAAATCCATGAACTAGTGGAGATGTATGCACAGGCGGCGCGTAACGCGCTGTCCGCTGGCTTCGATGGCGTGGAGATCCACGCCGCCAATGGCTACCTGATCAACCAGTTCATCTCCGAACGGGCCAATTTCCGCACCGATGCCTATGGCGGCAGCCTGTCCAACCGCCTGCGCTTCCTGCGCGAGGTGGTCGAGGCCGTCTCCGCCGTCGTCACGCCTGACAGGATGGGCGTGCGGTTTTCCCCGCTGTTCGGCACGACCACGGAAGAGCGCGTGTATCTCGGCCTGCTGGAGGACAATCCGGCGGAGACCTACACCGCAGCCGTGCGCGTGCTGGCGGAAGTCGGCATTGCCTATGTCTCGCTGGCCGAGGCCGACTGGAACAACGCGCCCGAAATGCCGGATACCTTCCGCGCCAGCGTGCGCGACATCTTTGGCGGCCGCATCCTGTGCGCGGGCCGCTACGACCTGCACAAGGCACAGCATGTGCTGGGCCATGGATGGGCGGATATGATCGGCTTTGGTCGGAAGTTCATCGCCAATCCGGACCTGCCTGCACGGCTGGAACATAGCTGGCCGCTCAATCCGCTGGACCCGGCGACGATGTATGGCGGCGGGGCGCATGGCTACACCGACTACCCTTTCCATAACCAATAA
- a CDS encoding NAD-dependent succinate-semialdehyde dehydrogenase: MSFYQTLNPTTETVERTFELHTAAQMKAIVDRADHVWKTDWKKRDIAARKVIMSKAADLLRRDRVAHARLIATEMGKALPDALEEIDITADILSFYADGAAEFLAPTHLKVKEGHAKIINQPLGLIYCIEPWNFPYYQLARVAGPNLMAGNVVIAKHAPNVPQCALAFEKLFHDAGAPVGVYTNIFLDNDQSAELIKDFRIRGVALTGSERAGQTVAAEAGAALKKDTMELGGSDAFIVLDDADLELAVKWATWGRFANNGQVCTAAKRMIVHEKVYDAFLAGLKTAITQFRIGDPLAEDTTHGPMSSKKALDTALAQTDEAVKAGATLVAGGKRMDRKGFFMEPTILTNVSKDNPVFYQEIFGPVAVVHKVASEHEAIELANDSPYGLGGSVFSHDLSRAERVAEAVETGMMFINTATAAAPELPFGGIKNSGFGRELSFLGIEEFINRKLIRVA; encoded by the coding sequence ATGAGTTTTTACCAGACCCTCAACCCGACCACAGAAACCGTGGAACGCACGTTCGAACTGCATACCGCTGCGCAGATGAAGGCGATTGTCGATCGCGCGGACCATGTGTGGAAGACCGACTGGAAAAAGCGCGACATCGCCGCCCGCAAGGTCATCATGTCAAAGGCCGCCGACCTGCTGCGTCGAGACCGCGTGGCGCATGCGCGCCTGATCGCGACCGAAATGGGCAAGGCGCTGCCTGACGCGCTGGAGGAAATCGACATCACCGCCGATATCCTGTCCTTCTATGCCGATGGTGCGGCAGAGTTCCTTGCCCCCACGCATCTGAAGGTCAAGGAAGGCCATGCGAAGATCATCAACCAGCCGCTTGGCCTGATCTACTGCATCGAGCCGTGGAACTTTCCCTATTACCAGCTTGCCCGCGTGGCCGGGCCGAACCTGATGGCGGGCAACGTGGTCATCGCCAAGCACGCGCCCAACGTGCCGCAATGCGCGCTGGCCTTTGAAAAGCTGTTCCATGACGCGGGTGCGCCTGTGGGCGTCTATACCAACATCTTCCTCGACAATGACCAGTCGGCTGAACTGATCAAGGATTTTCGTATTCGTGGCGTCGCCCTGACCGGCAGCGAACGCGCGGGCCAGACGGTCGCGGCCGAAGCGGGGGCGGCGCTGAAGAAAGACACGATGGAACTTGGCGGTAGTGATGCCTTCATCGTGCTGGATGACGCGGACCTTGAACTTGCCGTAAAATGGGCGACATGGGGCCGGTTCGCCAATAACGGGCAGGTCTGCACGGCGGCCAAGCGGATGATCGTGCATGAGAAGGTTTATGACGCCTTCCTCGCGGGTCTGAAAACGGCGATCACGCAGTTCCGTATCGGCGATCCGCTGGCCGAAGACACGACCCATGGCCCGATGAGCAGCAAGAAGGCACTCGACACCGCACTGGCGCAGACCGACGAAGCGGTCAAGGCGGGGGCAACGCTGGTTGCTGGCGGCAAGAGGATGGACCGCAAGGGCTTCTTCATGGAACCGACCATCCTGACCAACGTGTCAAAGGACAACCCGGTCTTCTATCAGGAGATTTTCGGCCCCGTTGCCGTCGTGCACAAGGTTGCATCCGAACATGAAGCCATCGAACTGGCCAATGATTCCCCCTATGGCCTTGGCGGTTCCGTGTTCTCGCATGACCTAAGCCGGGCGGAACGAGTGGCCGAAGCGGTCGAAACCGGCATGATGTTCATCAACACGGCCACGGCCGCAGCACCCGAATTGCCCTTTGGCGGGATCAAGAATTCAGGCTTTGGCCGCGAACTGTCCTTCCTGGGCATTGAGGAGTTCATCAACCGCAAGCTGATCCGCGTTGCCTGA
- a CDS encoding chloride channel protein, which translates to MYCSGAVLIGIISVIFAHLGDAAAGLRYRIVALNAWSMLLIAPLGMITITWLTRLLFNGAQGSGIPQTIATLHMHNFMLVDKILTLRIALGKVLMTCLGLICGASIGREGPSVQIGASIMHAFSRAMRQHNDVTRHGMILAGGAAGMAAAFNTPLAGVVFAIEELAHSFEQKSSGRTLTVIIFSGITAIALLGNYTYFGRANTSIPVGVAWLAVLVCGVSGGLAGGLFARCVIRLSKGLPGSLRPFAARFPLGFAALCGLLLALIGLVSDGATYGTGYLQARGIIDGTLHYPASFFFLKYLSILITFCSGIPGGMFAPSLAIGAGMGGWIGQFLPHTSPGAVVLLGMAAYFCGVAQSPLTATIIVMEICDNQQVTLALLATAFLAFGVSRMICPHPLYSVLATGFMEKTEQKEIQKKTAPSPETGPS; encoded by the coding sequence ATGTACTGCTCTGGGGCAGTGCTGATCGGTATTATTTCGGTGATCTTTGCCCATCTGGGAGATGCGGCAGCCGGTCTTCGTTACCGCATTGTCGCCCTGAATGCCTGGTCTATGCTTCTGATTGCACCACTTGGAATGATCACCATTACCTGGTTGACGCGCCTACTGTTCAATGGTGCCCAAGGCTCCGGCATTCCCCAGACAATCGCAACATTGCACATGCATAATTTCATGCTGGTGGACAAAATTCTGACATTGCGCATTGCGCTAGGCAAGGTCCTGATGACTTGCCTCGGGCTGATCTGCGGTGCATCGATTGGTCGCGAAGGACCCAGCGTTCAGATCGGGGCATCCATCATGCACGCTTTCTCGCGGGCCATGCGTCAGCACAACGATGTCACCCGGCATGGCATGATCCTGGCAGGTGGGGCCGCAGGCATGGCGGCGGCTTTCAATACACCTCTCGCAGGCGTTGTTTTCGCCATTGAGGAACTTGCCCACTCCTTTGAACAGAAATCGTCGGGCCGGACACTGACCGTCATCATCTTTTCCGGGATTACCGCAATCGCCCTCCTGGGAAATTATACATATTTTGGTCGTGCCAATACCTCTATCCCCGTCGGTGTCGCGTGGCTGGCTGTTCTGGTATGTGGCGTGAGTGGTGGCTTGGCGGGCGGCCTTTTCGCGCGTTGTGTCATTCGCCTCTCCAAGGGACTGCCAGGATCACTTCGCCCATTTGCGGCACGTTTCCCTCTCGGTTTTGCCGCTTTATGTGGTCTGCTTCTGGCCCTGATCGGCCTAGTCTCTGACGGGGCGACCTATGGTACGGGCTATCTCCAGGCGCGAGGAATCATAGACGGCACCCTCCATTATCCAGCCTCCTTCTTTTTCCTGAAATACCTCTCCATACTAATCACCTTTTGTTCTGGCATACCTGGCGGCATGTTTGCACCGTCCCTAGCTATCGGTGCTGGCATGGGCGGGTGGATCGGACAGTTCCTACCCCATACCTCTCCAGGTGCTGTCGTTCTGCTTGGGATGGCGGCATATTTCTGTGGCGTTGCCCAATCTCCGCTCACAGCGACGATCATCGTGATGGAGATATGCGATAACCAGCAGGTCACGCTGGCGCTTCTGGCAACCGCATTTCTGGCGTTCGGAGTGTCGCGAATGATCTGCCCCCATCCACTATATTCCGTCCTTGCTACAGGTTTCATGGAAAAGACCGAGCAGAAGGAGATTCAGAAAAAAACTGCTCCGAGCCCGGAAACGGGTCCCTCATGA
- a CDS encoding chloride channel protein, whose amino-acid sequence MLQQVPDRTPHSERTDSSCSLVFLASASILIGIATGTICGTFRLFLEWLEFTRTEMAPRFLHGSPWGGFFLVVGVALAALTAVEMVRRLAPLAAGSGIPHVEAVLSGITGPASWPLIPVKFVGGLLAIGSGLALGREGPSVQMGAAVADAIARRLSLGRADCRALLAAGAGAGLATAFNAPAAGAVFVLEELVGQFEARMVCAALGASISAIMFSRGILALQLHFVLSSESMGNHDSGYDEWRYVC is encoded by the coding sequence GTGCTACAGCAGGTGCCAGATAGAACACCGCACTCAGAACGAACCGACAGTTCCTGCAGTCTGGTTTTCCTCGCGTCAGCGTCAATCCTGATCGGTATCGCAACCGGTACGATCTGCGGAACCTTTCGCCTGTTTCTGGAGTGGCTGGAATTCACGCGAACGGAGATGGCCCCTCGGTTTCTGCATGGTTCGCCGTGGGGAGGCTTCTTTCTGGTCGTCGGCGTTGCCCTGGCAGCTCTGACAGCTGTAGAAATGGTACGCCGCCTTGCACCGCTGGCGGCAGGCAGCGGCATTCCTCATGTCGAAGCCGTGCTATCGGGCATTACCGGCCCGGCGTCATGGCCACTCATCCCGGTCAAATTCGTCGGCGGTCTACTGGCGATTGGGAGTGGTCTGGCCCTGGGACGCGAAGGGCCTAGCGTACAGATGGGAGCCGCAGTAGCCGATGCGATCGCACGACGGCTCTCACTGGGACGTGCAGACTGCCGTGCCCTTCTTGCCGCTGGCGCGGGAGCAGGTCTTGCAACGGCCTTCAATGCGCCAGCCGCAGGTGCCGTTTTTGTCCTGGAAGAACTGGTGGGCCAATTTGAGGCGAGAATGGTCTGCGCAGCGCTCGGAGCGTCCATCTCAGCCATTATGTTCAGTCGTGGCATTCTAGCACTACAGTTGCATTTTGTGTTGAGTTCTGAATCTATGGGTAACCATGATTCAGGATATGATGAGTGGCGGTACGTCTGTTGA
- a CDS encoding IS5 family transposase (programmed frameshift), giving the protein MQSVFSDAAWSVWEPLIEEVRPKGKTPPKNLRRTISAIFWRHQNGAKWRALPSEFGPWWIAAQLFIRWSKLGVWQRLFEKVRGTDPELGMVFLDGTTIRAHHKAAGAAKKGDTVKRRRDREALGRSRGGFGTKVCVAADGHGKALSFTLSPGQAHELPSAYALLDDLPHPPTYVVCDRGYASHKFREYLWDRGSRPVIPPRKNDPEVACPRWAYRHRHLVENLWARLKEWRAVATRYEKTAASFLSVIFIAATADYIKA; this is encoded by the exons ATGCAGTCTGTCTTTTCTGATGCCGCCTGGTCCGTCTGGGAGCCGTTGATCGAAGAAGTCCGTCCGAAGGGGAAGACCCCACCGAAAAACCTGCGACGGACGATCTCTGCGATTTTCTGGCGCCATCAGAACGGCGCAAAGTGGCGCGCCCTGCCATCTGAGTTTGGTCCCTGGTGGATTGCCGCACAGTTGTTCATTCGCTGGTCGAAGCTTGGGGTGTGGCAGCGCCTCTTTGAAAAGGTAAGAGGCACTGACCCGGAATTGGGCATGGTCTTTCTCGATGGCACGACGATCCGTGCCCATCACAAGGCGGCCGGGGCCGCCAAAAAAGGGGATACGGTGA AACGCCGCAGAGATCGTGAGGCGCTTGGCCGCTCACGTGGAGGCTTTGGCACCAAGGTCTGCGTAGCGGCAGATGGACATGGCAAAGCATTGTCCTTCACACTGTCGCCTGGACAGGCACATGAACTGCCATCCGCTTATGCCCTGCTCGACGACCTGCCACACCCACCGACCTATGTTGTTTGTGATCGCGGATATGCTTCGCATAAATTCCGTGAATATCTCTGGGACCGGGGATCTCGTCCTGTCATTCCGCCAAGGAAGAATGATCCAGAAGTCGCCTGTCCAAGATGGGCTTACAGACACCGGCATCTGGTCGAAAATCTGTGGGCAAGGCTCAAGGAATGGCGGGCTGTCGCGACCCGATATGAGAAAACCGCGGCATCCTTCCTCTCCGTCATCTTCATCGCGGCTACAGCAGACTATATCAAGGCCTAA